A genomic stretch from Silurus meridionalis isolate SWU-2019-XX chromosome 1, ASM1480568v1, whole genome shotgun sequence includes:
- the rab44 gene encoding ras and EF-hand domain-containing protein homolog isoform X1, whose product MDQAASSNLFSDPNNAMSEFLLNTLQPSLKAEQGVESNESESTMQRSYPSLEPVEFIPETQARLDMPVLAEQYQTMSAEHQESSKNRETEPEQYEDSCAAHIEELKLDNVAIQNTAQTKDSYSGRKKKMGSTRKSLRVMRDNECIQEPTTEKTTPNSELINAKKGTLNLNTEIAHQSIQTLSQPIYVIEPEREKTGLTYKNREEGQEKNEDRDPRNVGDIDRESLKSKAIEDMVNSDLNLCGKEVRIQDYELPIHLKPDPSEGSLLSEIELYLNKNTLNTATTTTTNLNIPELSEPMSEGSLQLSSQNPKIHLEPNSPARRKMGSSRKMSKNKHTEKISDEGGASEQENLNFKKNNVKNSEPKTEAKTDMDTVMAESTEESVEVMSEVQAISQIKESSTQASGQPLPEVRRKFGSRRTTNGRSGLGAFTHDDYESNQKNTDVQATKDGKMVSDPELIKEPESTAISQPVSEKRPGIDEVTTTTVDDTNVSTEAGLVSLDDLEKSSLFVVSTGGKPKIDFEQWNEQLPEFEEVVYNIVMVGNSSVGKTSFIKRLQNGQFIPDYSATIGVDTFVQTIQFGNRTVKLYVWDTAGQERYHSITKQVFNKAQGLLLMYDITSSQSFHAIRSWISQVQEKAPPEVILMLLGNKNDCAHREVQLQEGENLAKEYDIHFMECSAATGENVLDSMKTLAWLLVKQRVRKVDEYTTLQPKPQNKKSGCC is encoded by the exons ATGGATCAAGCAGCAAGTTCAAACTTGTTTTCTGACCCAAACAATGCTATGAGTGAGTTTTTACTTAATACTCTTCAACCATCTTTGAAAGCTGAGCAAGGTGTGGAGTCTAATGAAAGTGAAAGCACCATGCAACGATCGTATCCTTCCCTTGAACCAGTGGAATTTATTCCTGAAACACAAGCTAGACTAGACATGCCAGTGTTAGCCGAACAGTACCAAACAATGTCTGCAGAACATCAAGAGAGTTCAAAAAATAGAGAAACAGAACCAGAGCAATATGAAGACTCTTGTGCAGCTCACATAGAGGAATTAAAGTTGGACAATGTGGCAATACAGAACACAGCACAAACAAAAGATAGTTACTCtgggagaaaaaagaagatgGGTTCAACTCGGAAGAGTCTTCGAGTAATGAGGGACAATGAATGCATTCAAGAACCAACAACAGAAAAAACTACTCCAAACTCAGAGctaattaatgcaaaaaaaggaaCACTTAATTTAAACACAGAAATAGCTCATCAGTCCATACAGACACTTTCCCAGCCAATATATGTCATAGaacctgaaagagaaaaaactgGGTTGACTTACAAGAATCGTGAAGAAGgacaggaaaaaaatgaagacaGAGACCCAAGAAATGTTGGCGATATTGACAGAGAATCCTTAAAATCAAAAGCAATAGAGGACATGGTTAATTCTGATTTAAACTTGTGTGGTAAAGAGGTAAGAATACAAGATTATGAACTGCCAATTCACCTTAAACCTGATCCATCAGAAGGCTCTCTTCTTAGTGAAATTGAgctttacttaaataaaaataccttAAATACTGcaactacaactacaacaaACCTTAATATACCAGAATTATCAGAACCAATGTCTGAGGGGTCTCTTCAGCTATCATCTCAAAACCCTAAAATTCACTTGGAACCAAACTCCCCAGCAAGAAGAAAAATGGGGTCAAGTCGCAAGATGTCTAAAAACAAGCATACAGAAAAAATATCCGATGAGGGCGGAGCGTCTGAACAGGAAAACTTGAATTTTAAGAagaataatgttaaaaatagtGAACCTAAAACAGAGGCAAAGACAGATATGGATACTGTCATGGCAGAAAGCACAGAAGAATCTGTTGAAGTTATGTCTGAAGTCCAAGCTATCTCTCAAATTAAAGAGAGTAGTACACAAGCTTCAGGGCAGCCACTTCCAGAAGTTAGGCGAAAGTTTGGGTCCAGACGCACAACAAATGGAAGAAGTGGTCTAGGTGCATTTACACATGATGATTATGAGAGCAACCAGAAAAACACAGACGTTCAAGCAACTAAAGATGGAAAAATG GTGTCTGACCCAGAGTTGATCAAAGAACCAGAGAGTACAGCAATCTCTCAGCCAGTCTCTGAGAAAAG acCAGGAATCGATGAGGTTACAACAACCACTGTGGACGATACAAATGTATCTACCGAAGCTGGCCTTGTTTCTTTGGATGACCTGGAGAAATCATCACTATTTGTTGTAAGCACTGGAGGAAAACCAAAAATTGATTTTGAGCAATGGAATGAACAAC TTCCAGAATTTGAAGAGGTGGTATATAACATTGTGATGGTGGGAAATAGTAGCGTAGGCAAGACGTCCTTCATTAAAAGGTTACAGAATGGGCAATTCATCCCAGACTACAGTGCGACTATTG GTGTTGACACCTTCGTCCAGACTATCCAATTTGGTAATAGAACAGTTAAGCTTTATGTGTGGGACACAGCAGGTCAAGAGAG GTATCACAGCATAACTAAGCAGGTCTTTAACAAGGCCCAAGGACTTCTGCTGATGTATGATATAACATCATCTCAGAGTTTCCATGCAATTCGTTCCTGGATCTCACAGGTTCAG GAAAAGGCTCCACCCGAGGTTATCTTGATGTTACTTGGCAACAAAAATGACTGTGCTCATCGAGAAGTTCAGCTACAGGAAGGGGAAAATCTAGCAAAA GAGTATGACATTCATTTCATGGAGTGCAGTGCTGCAACTGGTGAGAATGTGTTAGACTCTATGAAGACTCTAGCGTG GTTACTGGTGAAACAGAGAGTGAGGAAAGTGGATGAATATACAACATTACAGCCAAAGCCACAAAATAAGAAGTCAGGTTGCTGTTGA
- the rab44 gene encoding ras and EF-hand domain-containing protein homolog isoform X2 has translation MDQAASSNLFSDPNNAMSEFLLNTLQPSLKAEQGVESNESESTMQRSYPSLEPVEFIPETQARLDMPVLAEQYQTMSAEHQESSKNRETEPEQYEDSCAAHIEELKLDNVAIQNTAQTKDSYSGRKKKMGSTRKSLRVMRDNECIQEPTTEKTTPNSELINAKKGTLNLNTEIAHQSIQTLSQPIYVIEPEREKTGLTYKNREEGQEKNEDRDPRNVGDIDRESLKSKAIEDMVNSDLNLCGKEVRIQDYELPIHLKPDPSEGSLLSEIELYLNKNTLNTATTTTTNLNIPELSEPMSEGSLQLSSQNPKIHLEPNSPARRKMGSSRKMSKNKHTEKISDEGGASEQENLNFKKNNVKNSEPKTEAKTDMDTVMAESTEESVEVMSEASGQPLPEVRRKFGSRRTTNGRSGLGAFTHDDYESNQKNTDVQATKDGKMVSDPELIKEPESTAISQPVSEKRPGIDEVTTTTVDDTNVSTEAGLVSLDDLEKSSLFVVSTGGKPKIDFEQWNEQLPEFEEVVYNIVMVGNSSVGKTSFIKRLQNGQFIPDYSATIGVDTFVQTIQFGNRTVKLYVWDTAGQERYHSITKQVFNKAQGLLLMYDITSSQSFHAIRSWISQVQEKAPPEVILMLLGNKNDCAHREVQLQEGENLAKEYDIHFMECSAATGENVLDSMKTLAWLLVKQRVRKVDEYTTLQPKPQNKKSGCC, from the exons ATGGATCAAGCAGCAAGTTCAAACTTGTTTTCTGACCCAAACAATGCTATGAGTGAGTTTTTACTTAATACTCTTCAACCATCTTTGAAAGCTGAGCAAGGTGTGGAGTCTAATGAAAGTGAAAGCACCATGCAACGATCGTATCCTTCCCTTGAACCAGTGGAATTTATTCCTGAAACACAAGCTAGACTAGACATGCCAGTGTTAGCCGAACAGTACCAAACAATGTCTGCAGAACATCAAGAGAGTTCAAAAAATAGAGAAACAGAACCAGAGCAATATGAAGACTCTTGTGCAGCTCACATAGAGGAATTAAAGTTGGACAATGTGGCAATACAGAACACAGCACAAACAAAAGATAGTTACTCtgggagaaaaaagaagatgGGTTCAACTCGGAAGAGTCTTCGAGTAATGAGGGACAATGAATGCATTCAAGAACCAACAACAGAAAAAACTACTCCAAACTCAGAGctaattaatgcaaaaaaaggaaCACTTAATTTAAACACAGAAATAGCTCATCAGTCCATACAGACACTTTCCCAGCCAATATATGTCATAGaacctgaaagagaaaaaactgGGTTGACTTACAAGAATCGTGAAGAAGgacaggaaaaaaatgaagacaGAGACCCAAGAAATGTTGGCGATATTGACAGAGAATCCTTAAAATCAAAAGCAATAGAGGACATGGTTAATTCTGATTTAAACTTGTGTGGTAAAGAGGTAAGAATACAAGATTATGAACTGCCAATTCACCTTAAACCTGATCCATCAGAAGGCTCTCTTCTTAGTGAAATTGAgctttacttaaataaaaataccttAAATACTGcaactacaactacaacaaACCTTAATATACCAGAATTATCAGAACCAATGTCTGAGGGGTCTCTTCAGCTATCATCTCAAAACCCTAAAATTCACTTGGAACCAAACTCCCCAGCAAGAAGAAAAATGGGGTCAAGTCGCAAGATGTCTAAAAACAAGCATACAGAAAAAATATCCGATGAGGGCGGAGCGTCTGAACAGGAAAACTTGAATTTTAAGAagaataatgttaaaaatagtGAACCTAAAACAGAGGCAAAGACAGATATGGATACTGTCATGGCAGAAAGCACAGAAGAATCTGTTGAAGTTATGTCTGAA GCTTCAGGGCAGCCACTTCCAGAAGTTAGGCGAAAGTTTGGGTCCAGACGCACAACAAATGGAAGAAGTGGTCTAGGTGCATTTACACATGATGATTATGAGAGCAACCAGAAAAACACAGACGTTCAAGCAACTAAAGATGGAAAAATG GTGTCTGACCCAGAGTTGATCAAAGAACCAGAGAGTACAGCAATCTCTCAGCCAGTCTCTGAGAAAAG acCAGGAATCGATGAGGTTACAACAACCACTGTGGACGATACAAATGTATCTACCGAAGCTGGCCTTGTTTCTTTGGATGACCTGGAGAAATCATCACTATTTGTTGTAAGCACTGGAGGAAAACCAAAAATTGATTTTGAGCAATGGAATGAACAAC TTCCAGAATTTGAAGAGGTGGTATATAACATTGTGATGGTGGGAAATAGTAGCGTAGGCAAGACGTCCTTCATTAAAAGGTTACAGAATGGGCAATTCATCCCAGACTACAGTGCGACTATTG GTGTTGACACCTTCGTCCAGACTATCCAATTTGGTAATAGAACAGTTAAGCTTTATGTGTGGGACACAGCAGGTCAAGAGAG GTATCACAGCATAACTAAGCAGGTCTTTAACAAGGCCCAAGGACTTCTGCTGATGTATGATATAACATCATCTCAGAGTTTCCATGCAATTCGTTCCTGGATCTCACAGGTTCAG GAAAAGGCTCCACCCGAGGTTATCTTGATGTTACTTGGCAACAAAAATGACTGTGCTCATCGAGAAGTTCAGCTACAGGAAGGGGAAAATCTAGCAAAA GAGTATGACATTCATTTCATGGAGTGCAGTGCTGCAACTGGTGAGAATGTGTTAGACTCTATGAAGACTCTAGCGTG GTTACTGGTGAAACAGAGAGTGAGGAAAGTGGATGAATATACAACATTACAGCCAAAGCCACAAAATAAGAAGTCAGGTTGCTGTTGA
- the rab44 gene encoding GTP-binding protein ypt2 isoform X3, whose amino-acid sequence MDRLTDEVGQESPWTMMFGDDIGICVDSREQVEKSLEWWRPGIDEVTTTTVDDTNVSTEAGLVSLDDLEKSSLFVVSTGGKPKIDFEQWNEQLPEFEEVVYNIVMVGNSSVGKTSFIKRLQNGQFIPDYSATIGVDTFVQTIQFGNRTVKLYVWDTAGQERYHSITKQVFNKAQGLLLMYDITSSQSFHAIRSWISQVQEKAPPEVILMLLGNKNDCAHREVQLQEGENLAKEYDIHFMECSAATGENVLDSMKTLAWLLVKQRVRKVDEYTTLQPKPQNKKSGCC is encoded by the exons atggacaggttgacggacgaggtcggacaggagtctccatggactatgatgtttggggATGATATTGGTATTTGTGTTGacagtagggagcaggtggagaagagtctggagtggtggag acCAGGAATCGATGAGGTTACAACAACCACTGTGGACGATACAAATGTATCTACCGAAGCTGGCCTTGTTTCTTTGGATGACCTGGAGAAATCATCACTATTTGTTGTAAGCACTGGAGGAAAACCAAAAATTGATTTTGAGCAATGGAATGAACAAC TTCCAGAATTTGAAGAGGTGGTATATAACATTGTGATGGTGGGAAATAGTAGCGTAGGCAAGACGTCCTTCATTAAAAGGTTACAGAATGGGCAATTCATCCCAGACTACAGTGCGACTATTG GTGTTGACACCTTCGTCCAGACTATCCAATTTGGTAATAGAACAGTTAAGCTTTATGTGTGGGACACAGCAGGTCAAGAGAG GTATCACAGCATAACTAAGCAGGTCTTTAACAAGGCCCAAGGACTTCTGCTGATGTATGATATAACATCATCTCAGAGTTTCCATGCAATTCGTTCCTGGATCTCACAGGTTCAG GAAAAGGCTCCACCCGAGGTTATCTTGATGTTACTTGGCAACAAAAATGACTGTGCTCATCGAGAAGTTCAGCTACAGGAAGGGGAAAATCTAGCAAAA GAGTATGACATTCATTTCATGGAGTGCAGTGCTGCAACTGGTGAGAATGTGTTAGACTCTATGAAGACTCTAGCGTG GTTACTGGTGAAACAGAGAGTGAGGAAAGTGGATGAATATACAACATTACAGCCAAAGCCACAAAATAAGAAGTCAGGTTGCTGTTGA